The proteins below are encoded in one region of Acidobacteriota bacterium:
- the rpsR gene encoding 30S ribosomal protein S18 produces MRPNRKRFRRRVKVCRFTVEKINYIDYKDVDLLREYTPTNGKILPRRVTGTRPAFQHKLTRAVKRARFMALLPYTGA; encoded by the coding sequence ATGAGACCGAACAGGAAACGTTTCCGTCGTCGCGTCAAGGTCTGCCGATTCACGGTCGAAAAAATCAATTACATCGACTACAAGGATGTCGATCTTTTGCGCGAGTACACGCCGACAAACGGCAAGATTCTGCCGCGCCGAGTGACCGGAACGCGCCCCGCGTTTCAACACAAGTTGACCCGTGCGGTAAAGAGGGCACGGTTTATGGCGCTGTTGCCCTACACGGGCGCCTGA
- the rpsF gene encoding 30S ribosomal protein S6 gives MPLYELGVIIDPEIPPEEETATLERLEGIITKAGGEVAEKDAWGRRQLAYPIAKKNYGVYHFWLFNVDGDALEPLNFEMRTNDAVMRSLILNMDRELRRKRKMDAKYKERAAKKAARAAAKAESAADEG, from the coding sequence ATGCCATTGTATGAATTGGGGGTCATCATCGACCCCGAGATCCCGCCCGAGGAAGAGACGGCGACCCTGGAGCGCCTCGAGGGCATCATCACCAAAGCCGGCGGCGAGGTGGCCGAAAAGGACGCCTGGGGCCGGCGCCAGCTCGCTTATCCGATCGCCAAGAAAAACTACGGCGTATATCATTTCTGGCTGTTCAATGTCGATGGAGACGCTCTCGAACCCCTCAATTTCGAGATGCGGACCAACGATGCGGTGATGCGTTCCCTGATCCTCAACATGGATCGGGAATTGCGCCGCAAGCGCAAGATGGACGCCAAGTACAAGGAGCGGGCCGCGAAGAAGGCGGCCAGGGCCGCGGCGAAGGCCGAGAGCGCGGCGGACGAAGGCTGA
- a CDS encoding YybS family protein, protein MTSEKSVQTDEQSPRPKIPRLGAAASGLVGLLLVGALFVIPLFGLLIAPLGCLPVLHFQSGGTPGFRAWGPPAALLAVAAMAGFAGIGLPLLAAYSLLVVVPSATVDLWTRAKWSEGRWVAVATIIGLIGTLAVVASVASPHTPMEAVAAWMRSSSEEIGELYSAWGLTEGSAELVLDAAEQAASWVLPSVPVAYLVAVLFWVRPRLPVLGLPVEVGDFEAYRNDDWLAAAFVIGGVGTLLLSGIARWAAINLLVVVLILYFVQGLAMIRAHLARWIGRGWLVRWGVVLLCVQGPMPLLVAALGVADSFHPLRPQPDNNGG, encoded by the coding sequence ATGACGAGCGAAAAATCCGTTCAGACGGATGAGCAAAGCCCGCGGCCGAAGATTCCCCGCCTCGGGGCAGCAGCTTCCGGATTGGTGGGTCTTCTGCTGGTTGGGGCCCTGTTCGTCATTCCGTTATTCGGGTTATTGATTGCGCCCCTCGGGTGCCTGCCGGTCCTCCACTTCCAGTCGGGCGGCACGCCCGGATTCAGGGCGTGGGGCCCCCCGGCCGCGCTGCTCGCGGTGGCGGCGATGGCGGGATTTGCAGGGATCGGGCTCCCACTCCTCGCTGCCTATTCGCTGTTGGTTGTGGTGCCTTCGGCGACAGTAGACCTGTGGACGCGGGCGAAATGGAGCGAAGGCCGCTGGGTTGCTGTGGCTACGATTATCGGATTGATTGGCACTCTCGCGGTGGTTGCATCCGTCGCTTCTCCACACACGCCCATGGAAGCTGTCGCCGCGTGGATGCGATCGTCGTCGGAGGAAATCGGCGAGCTCTACTCGGCGTGGGGTCTGACGGAGGGAAGCGCCGAGCTGGTTCTCGACGCTGCGGAACAGGCTGCTTCCTGGGTGTTGCCTAGCGTACCCGTCGCCTATCTGGTGGCGGTCCTGTTCTGGGTACGGCCGCGACTTCCCGTTCTCGGACTGCCGGTCGAAGTCGGAGATTTCGAGGCTTATCGAAACGACGATTGGCTAGCAGCCGCATTCGTAATTGGCGGAGTCGGCACGCTACTGCTCAGTGGAATCGCGCGATGGGCTGCGATCAATCTCCTGGTGGTAGTGCTCATATTGTATTTTGTCCAGGGTTTAGCTATGATTCGTGCCCACCTCGCGCGCTGGATTGGGAGAGGCTGGCTCGTGCGCTGGGGTGTTGTTCTACTGTGTGTGCAAGGACCGATGCCGCTGCTGGTTGCAGCGCTCGGAGTGGCCGACAGCTTCCACCCGCTGCGGCCCCAGCCTGACAACAACGGAGGATGA